The following proteins come from a genomic window of Pirellulales bacterium:
- a CDS encoding DUF6666 family protein has product MQTTHDVNPRAGSNYRNQASSDGTSADPRSRISSSAALPTKNTAPNYNNGYNQSHPAKSPSSNNVAVQTGYQSNGQSFQSDQNGAGGSVPGYQQPPRGNPSGNVGAFGSQSQRSQQSGTASNNTLKNNSQANMQSAQRMQTNNFAPGYQRAGSIPPDHQPSNNNTSAKSQEYQPSDSVQNRYQQTANTPPKYASATGTPRYVAPTPPLPSRNMQASLQATPPSSVMSSNNSYGSGTYSPATPGAVVSGPMSLPGSAPKLRSTSNMPSMVHQPMVTPNAVYLDAAVPVETIGPGQQPRAGSHVMYGGAPGSPMMQSGPPMAESGEMISLGLAPGTESMTMDPESPMDAGPMMDHSPDGFTNPYCNSCNACGGCGCGGCGNSSSWLGSTCGGGCCNSGNCGCGSGGGCCDCDNCGSCCEHAPYGRPWILAPFDWLAGEVNGCHNDWWWGEDLTVFAGVQDFKNIADGGLISSFGFQEGVNWGLPLLPDLGINGQVGYEATQSEFENIDGSRQQSFLTAGVFHRPWCDQGWDDGIVFDWLHDDFFGNSFDICQLRGQLGWQWNRCNEIGFWFAANVSSDLGFQTLDQYNFYYRRQFCSGGDVRFWGGFTGGNRSSTSGGMFGADFEAPLAKRWALDGGFNYFIPSAGAGNGGFSEESWNVGFSLVWYLGGTAQCYSPYRPLFNVANNGSLITISH; this is encoded by the coding sequence GTGCAAACAACCCATGACGTGAATCCGCGGGCAGGATCGAATTATCGCAACCAGGCATCCAGTGATGGAACTTCTGCCGATCCACGCAGTCGGATATCGAGTTCGGCGGCTTTACCGACGAAGAATACTGCCCCAAATTACAACAACGGTTACAACCAGTCGCACCCCGCAAAATCGCCTTCGAGCAACAATGTTGCGGTGCAGACTGGTTATCAGTCCAACGGTCAGAGCTTTCAGAGTGATCAAAATGGGGCCGGGGGCTCGGTGCCCGGTTATCAGCAACCGCCCCGAGGTAATCCGTCGGGAAACGTCGGCGCCTTTGGATCGCAGTCCCAGCGCTCTCAACAGAGCGGCACAGCGTCTAACAACACACTGAAAAACAATTCCCAGGCTAACATGCAGTCGGCCCAACGAATGCAGACGAATAACTTCGCTCCCGGCTATCAAAGAGCCGGCAGCATTCCGCCCGACCATCAGCCGTCGAACAATAACACCTCGGCCAAGTCTCAGGAGTATCAGCCATCGGACAGTGTTCAGAATAGATATCAACAAACAGCAAACACACCGCCCAAGTACGCATCAGCGACTGGCACGCCGCGCTATGTGGCCCCCACGCCGCCGTTGCCTTCTCGGAACATGCAGGCAAGCCTGCAAGCGACGCCGCCCAGCAGTGTGATGTCGAGCAATAATTCCTACGGCAGTGGCACGTACAGCCCGGCAACCCCGGGTGCCGTGGTATCGGGTCCGATGTCCTTGCCCGGTTCGGCGCCCAAACTGCGATCCACATCGAACATGCCAAGCATGGTGCATCAGCCCATGGTTACGCCCAACGCGGTTTATCTCGATGCTGCCGTGCCGGTCGAAACAATCGGTCCGGGACAACAACCCCGAGCCGGCAGCCACGTGATGTACGGCGGCGCGCCGGGTAGCCCGATGATGCAGTCGGGGCCGCCGATGGCTGAATCGGGCGAAATGATCAGTCTTGGATTGGCGCCGGGAACGGAATCAATGACCATGGATCCAGAATCGCCGATGGATGCCGGTCCCATGATGGACCACAGTCCCGACGGTTTCACAAATCCATATTGCAACAGTTGCAATGCTTGCGGCGGATGTGGTTGTGGCGGATGTGGCAACAGTAGTTCGTGGCTTGGTTCAACCTGCGGCGGAGGTTGCTGCAACTCTGGAAATTGCGGCTGTGGCTCCGGTGGCGGCTGCTGCGATTGCGACAATTGCGGCTCCTGCTGCGAACATGCGCCCTACGGTCGACCTTGGATTTTGGCGCCCTTCGATTGGCTGGCTGGCGAAGTGAACGGCTGCCACAACGATTGGTGGTGGGGAGAAGACCTTACGGTTTTTGCCGGCGTGCAAGATTTCAAAAACATCGCCGATGGCGGGCTCATTTCCAGCTTCGGCTTTCAGGAAGGCGTCAATTGGGGTTTGCCCCTGTTGCCTGATTTGGGCATCAACGGACAAGTCGGCTACGAAGCCACGCAAAGCGAGTTCGAAAACATCGACGGTTCCCGACAGCAATCGTTTCTCACCGCGGGGGTGTTTCATCGTCCGTGGTGCGACCAGGGCTGGGATGATGGCATCGTATTCGACTGGCTGCACGACGATTTCTTCGGCAATAGCTTCGATATTTGCCAGCTGCGCGGCCAACTGGGCTGGCAATGGAATCGTTGCAACGAAATCGGCTTTTGGTTTGCCGCAAACGTAAGCAGCGATTTAGGTTTTCAGACGCTTGATCAGTACAACTTCTATTATCGCCGGCAGTTTTGCTCCGGCGGCGATGTCCGTTTCTGGGGCGGTTTTACCGGTGGCAACCGGAGTTCCACCTCCGGCGGCATGTTCGGCGCCGATTTTGAAGCGCCCCTGGCTAAGCGCTGGGCGCTGGATGGCGGATTCAATTACTTCATTCCCAGTGCTGGAGCCGGCAATGGCGGGTTTTCCGAGGAATCTTGGAATGTGGGATTTTCCCTGGTGTGGTATCTGGGCGGCACTGCCCAATGCTACAGTCCATACCGACCGCTGTTTAACGTGGCCAATAACGGCAGCTTGATCACGATTTCGCACTAA
- a CDS encoding C45 family peptidase, translating to MSVRTMHPLAPRRCAAVGRTGLLPFRCLRCALLLAVTLVAGLCIANSSACAADKSPYTPGKCGTAELKFVDGLPMVTAIGTPDEIGQQLGTLLKAPLTSLLGKKEEIAHGFGFRSAPDLLVKTSRLLTPSFPESQRREMQSLVQAAGVDFDTLAFANVVYEVSHFPACSSLAVEPQRSATGQPIFGRNLDFPTFGFLDKYSLIEVIRPQGKHAFVSISFPGVVGVFSGMNDAGLCLAQLEVNYSADHAPRVNLSGTPVAMCFRRLLEECSTIDEAEKLLRGQNRMMMCNLALCDRTQSAVLEITPKTVARRDDDHGLCPCTNHFRTPELAVDTQCRRYDQLQHGQELDKLGVSDVARLLNSANQEQFTIQTMIFEPASFLAHVSFGPAPSSAQPLKTIDLAALLHPEN from the coding sequence ATGTCCGTCCGCACGATGCACCCCTTGGCGCCCCGACGTTGCGCCGCTGTCGGCCGCACCGGTTTGTTACCGTTCAGATGTCTTCGATGTGCGCTGTTGCTTGCGGTAACTTTGGTTGCCGGCTTGTGCATTGCAAATTCTTCCGCTTGTGCTGCGGACAAGTCTCCCTATACGCCCGGTAAATGCGGCACGGCCGAACTGAAATTTGTGGACGGTCTGCCGATGGTTACCGCCATCGGCACTCCCGACGAAATCGGCCAACAGCTGGGCACGCTTTTGAAAGCGCCGCTCACGTCGCTGTTGGGCAAGAAAGAAGAAATCGCACACGGGTTTGGGTTTCGTTCCGCTCCTGATTTGTTGGTGAAGACCAGCCGCTTGCTGACGCCGTCGTTTCCTGAAAGCCAGCGGCGCGAAATGCAATCGCTCGTGCAAGCCGCAGGCGTCGATTTCGACACGCTGGCCTTTGCCAACGTAGTGTACGAAGTTTCTCACTTTCCGGCCTGCTCTTCGTTGGCGGTGGAGCCACAGCGTTCGGCCACAGGCCAGCCCATTTTCGGTCGCAATCTGGATTTTCCCACGTTCGGTTTTCTGGACAAATATAGTTTGATTGAAGTCATTCGCCCGCAGGGGAAGCACGCCTTTGTGTCGATTTCGTTTCCCGGCGTGGTGGGCGTGTTTTCCGGCATGAACGATGCCGGGCTGTGCTTAGCCCAGTTGGAAGTGAACTATTCCGCCGATCACGCGCCGCGAGTGAATTTGTCGGGCACGCCGGTGGCCATGTGTTTCCGCCGGTTGCTGGAAGAATGCAGCACCATCGACGAGGCCGAAAAACTACTCCGCGGGCAAAACCGGATGATGATGTGCAACCTCGCCCTGTGCGATCGGACGCAATCGGCGGTGCTGGAAATCACGCCCAAGACGGTGGCTCGCCGTGACGACGACCACGGTCTGTGCCCTTGCACCAATCATTTCCGCACGCCGGAATTGGCCGTCGATACGCAATGCCGCCGGTACGACCAACTGCAGCACGGCCAAGAGCTGGACAAATTGGGCGTGTCCGACGTGGCGCGCCTACTCAATTCCGCCAATCAAGAGCAGTTCACCATTCAAACGATGATTTTTGAGCCCGCGTCGTTTTTGGCCCACGTTTCGTTCGGTCCTGCCCCGTCGTCCGCGCAACCGCTCAAAACGATCGACCTGGCGGCGCTTTTGCATCCTGAAAACTGA
- a CDS encoding AMP nucleosidase → MKDRLEIAKNWLPRYTGMPLEQFGDYVLLTNFHYYVSHFAEKFHCDICGEGRPMQAATNSAGLSIINFGIGSANAATIMDLLSARHPKGVLFLGKCGGLKTSTEIGHFILPIAAIRGDGTSDDYFPPEVPALPSFKLHKFISEKIVARGMEYRTGVIYTTNRRLWEHDTDFLARLKRMTCIGIDMETATIFIVGHHNEIARGALLLVSDTPFTPEGIKTEESDRVVTENWSDIHLNLGIEAMTEIGTSGEKIKHFRY, encoded by the coding sequence ATGAAAGATCGACTTGAAATCGCCAAAAATTGGCTCCCGCGCTATACGGGCATGCCGCTGGAGCAATTTGGCGACTACGTCCTGCTGACGAACTTTCATTATTACGTCAGCCACTTCGCCGAAAAATTCCACTGCGATATTTGCGGCGAGGGTCGACCCATGCAGGCGGCCACCAATTCCGCCGGCCTGTCCATCATCAATTTCGGCATTGGTTCGGCCAACGCGGCCACGATCATGGATTTACTGTCGGCCAGGCATCCCAAAGGCGTGCTATTTTTGGGCAAGTGCGGCGGGCTGAAAACTTCCACGGAAATCGGCCATTTCATTTTGCCGATTGCCGCCATCCGGGGCGACGGCACCAGCGACGATTACTTTCCGCCCGAAGTGCCCGCCCTCCCCTCGTTCAAGCTGCATAAATTTATTTCAGAAAAAATCGTGGCCCGCGGAATGGAATACCGCACCGGCGTCATCTACACCACCAACCGCCGGCTGTGGGAACACGACACCGACTTTCTGGCCCGCCTGAAACGGATGACCTGCATCGGCATCGACATGGAAACGGCCACCATTTTCATCGTCGGCCATCATAACGAAATTGCCCGGGGGGCGCTGTTGTTGGTTTCCGACACACCCTTTACCCCGGAGGGAATTAAAACCGAGGAATCGGACCGCGTCGTGACCGAAAACTGGTCCGACATCCATCTCAACTTGGGCATTGAAGCAATGACCGAAATCGGCACCAGCGGCGAAAAGATCAAACACTTTCGGTATTGA
- a CDS encoding polymorphic toxin-type HINT domain-containing protein encodes MRTTFQGHARTVSFLAPLTALLLGAAIAFAEAPAAQPPAANAKADQAAKLVEQALQAEAAGKPAERDALLKQALAIAPDYAPAHWQSGELKSDNAWVSVDDAAKHDAHSAKLDEYRQRRDQAGQTVDDQLALAAWCEKAGLKEQQRAHLMFALQLQPNNEEAIAKLGLVCFRNALVSAAQLDQIKAQVRQSFAESKQWKQQAAAWQQQLRDKPKSVDDVAKQIRAVRDPVSIPSLEGTFANNSSPEIGKAVIDCLAAMPQQAATESLVRFAVFSPYEDVSRAAAYALRKRSEYAYVPILLGAMQAPIRVETNLRSGNPLGANYVVLAEQEGPSENYIAPASIWSGVLVAQAPVVHVVPSHRAFYTSDGFIPLMSNEQMDHLNAVLANVLQTTTDQHLGDNPTDWWKWWLVDENEYYEPPQKPNVTPVRFSNSCSCFPAGTGVWTMSGPMQIENIKVGELVLAQNTETGELAYKPVIGTTIRPASPVIETKLGEMEIRSTRGHPFWVDGIGWQMAKELKAGQWLHTAQGMAQIDSAEPSEDAVCYNLVVADFHDYFVSGAKLLVHDNLLRGPTLATVPGLAEGK; translated from the coding sequence ATGCGGACCACATTCCAGGGCCACGCTCGAACGGTTAGTTTTCTGGCGCCATTGACGGCGCTTCTGTTAGGGGCGGCAATTGCTTTCGCCGAAGCTCCAGCGGCGCAGCCGCCGGCGGCGAATGCAAAAGCCGATCAGGCGGCGAAGTTGGTCGAGCAGGCGCTGCAAGCGGAAGCAGCGGGCAAGCCGGCGGAGCGCGACGCGCTATTGAAACAGGCGCTGGCGATTGCGCCCGATTATGCGCCGGCGCACTGGCAGAGCGGCGAGCTGAAATCGGACAATGCGTGGGTTTCGGTCGACGATGCGGCCAAGCACGATGCGCATTCGGCCAAGCTGGACGAATATCGCCAGCGGCGCGATCAGGCGGGCCAAACGGTGGACGATCAACTGGCGCTGGCCGCGTGGTGCGAAAAGGCGGGGTTGAAAGAACAGCAACGTGCGCACTTGATGTTCGCGCTGCAGTTGCAACCGAATAATGAGGAAGCGATTGCGAAGCTGGGGTTGGTGTGTTTCCGAAACGCATTGGTGTCGGCGGCGCAACTCGATCAAATTAAAGCCCAAGTTCGCCAGTCGTTTGCGGAATCGAAGCAGTGGAAACAACAGGCGGCGGCGTGGCAGCAACAATTGCGCGACAAGCCGAAGAGCGTGGATGACGTGGCGAAGCAAATTCGGGCCGTGCGGGACCCGGTATCGATTCCGAGCTTGGAGGGAACGTTCGCCAATAATAGCAGCCCGGAAATTGGCAAGGCGGTGATTGATTGCCTGGCGGCGATGCCGCAACAAGCGGCGACCGAATCGCTAGTGCGGTTTGCGGTATTTTCGCCTTATGAGGATGTGTCCCGCGCTGCAGCGTATGCTCTGAGGAAGCGTTCCGAGTACGCATATGTGCCGATTCTATTGGGTGCAATGCAGGCGCCGATTCGAGTGGAGACGAATTTGCGCAGCGGTAATCCGCTCGGTGCCAATTACGTAGTACTTGCAGAGCAGGAAGGTCCATCGGAAAACTATATCGCTCCGGCATCAATATGGAGTGGTGTCTTAGTCGCACAAGCACCTGTGGTACACGTAGTTCCTAGTCACCGAGCATTTTATACTAGTGATGGTTTTATCCCATTGATGAGCAATGAGCAAATGGACCATTTGAACGCAGTACTTGCCAACGTGCTTCAGACGACCACCGATCAGCACTTGGGTGACAATCCGACAGATTGGTGGAAGTGGTGGTTGGTCGACGAGAATGAATATTACGAACCGCCTCAAAAACCTAATGTTACGCCAGTTAGGTTTAGCAATTCTTGTTCCTGTTTTCCTGCGGGGACTGGGGTGTGGACGATGAGCGGGCCGATGCAGATTGAAAACATCAAAGTCGGCGAGTTGGTACTGGCGCAAAATACCGAAACCGGCGAGTTGGCATACAAGCCGGTGATTGGCACGACCATTCGGCCGGCCAGCCCGGTGATTGAAACGAAATTGGGCGAGATGGAAATTCGCTCCACGCGCGGGCATCCGTTTTGGGTGGACGGCATTGGCTGGCAAATGGCCAAGGAATTGAAGGCGGGCCAGTGGTTGCACACGGCGCAGGGCATGGCGCAGATCGACAGTGCCGAGCCGAGCGAGGACGCCGTATGCTACAACCTGGTGGTGGCCGATTTTCACGATTATTTTGTGAGCGGCGCGAAATTGCTGGTGCATGATAATTTGCTGCGCGGGCCGACGCTGGCCACTGTGCCGGGCCTGGCGGAAGGGAAGTGA
- a CDS encoding chloride channel protein — MNRPDGVVISPSPGLDVLAESVQAPPRVAPLDRRVIWLCAVAVGIGVAGAVIAKVLIHLIDFITNLAFYGRFSLDAVDAWDNHLGLFVIFIPVIGGLIIGLMARYGSKAIQGHGIPEAIETVLTNRSRIPARVTLLKPMSAAISMGTGGPFGAEGPIIATGGALGSLVGQFFRTTPAERKTLLAAGAAAGVSAIFGCPVAAVMLAIELLLFEFRPRSIIPVALASVSAAGMRAILITTHTAFSMPDVDEPHLRAMMFYVALGALMGVVAAGVTRGVYAIERAFERLPIHWMWCPAIGAVAVGVIGFFVPHTLGVGYSNISNLISDKWALNTVAILCVMKLISWTISVGSGTSGGTLAPLFTIGAGLGQLVGALAAWIMPSAGVDLRIAAVVGMASLFAGAARALLTSTVMAFETTLQPFSLVPLLGGCAASYLVASLLTKHSLMTEKVTRRGVAAPSEFTPDLLQQVLVRDVAAKKVIALRDTQTVKEVRAWMAADGPDSKHQGFPIVESGGVLLGVLTRRDILESQSPDSNTLKDILTRLPKFVYEDTTVRQAADHMARHNIGRLPVLNHEKPPKIVGMLTRSDILSVYRRELDESAREAPTLKVPRLGRRKSKRKT; from the coding sequence GTGAACAGACCGGACGGTGTGGTTATTTCACCTTCGCCTGGGTTGGATGTGCTCGCGGAATCGGTCCAGGCTCCCCCCCGCGTGGCCCCGCTGGATCGTCGAGTCATCTGGCTGTGCGCTGTCGCCGTCGGCATCGGCGTGGCCGGTGCGGTCATTGCGAAAGTGCTCATCCACCTGATCGATTTCATCACCAACCTGGCCTTCTACGGCCGCTTCTCGCTCGACGCCGTCGACGCTTGGGACAATCACCTGGGACTGTTTGTCATTTTTATCCCCGTGATCGGCGGTTTAATCATCGGGCTGATGGCTCGTTACGGGTCCAAAGCGATACAGGGCCACGGCATTCCCGAAGCCATCGAAACGGTGCTCACCAACCGCAGCCGCATTCCCGCGCGGGTGACTTTGCTAAAACCAATGTCGGCCGCCATTTCGATGGGTACCGGCGGTCCGTTCGGAGCAGAAGGCCCCATTATCGCCACCGGCGGGGCGTTGGGATCATTGGTCGGACAGTTTTTCCGCACCACCCCAGCCGAACGCAAAACTTTGCTTGCCGCAGGGGCCGCTGCCGGCGTTTCGGCCATCTTCGGTTGCCCCGTCGCGGCCGTCATGTTGGCAATCGAGCTGCTGTTGTTCGAGTTTCGTCCGCGCTCCATTATTCCCGTGGCGCTGGCCAGCGTATCGGCTGCCGGCATGCGCGCGATTTTAATTACCACCCATACGGCCTTCTCCATGCCCGACGTTGACGAGCCACACTTACGGGCGATGATGTTTTATGTGGCGCTAGGCGCATTGATGGGCGTGGTTGCCGCCGGAGTCACGCGCGGTGTATATGCCATCGAAAGGGCCTTCGAACGCCTCCCCATTCACTGGATGTGGTGTCCGGCCATTGGCGCCGTGGCTGTCGGCGTCATCGGTTTTTTTGTGCCGCACACGCTCGGAGTCGGCTACAGCAACATTTCAAATCTCATCTCCGATAAATGGGCCCTCAATACCGTCGCCATTTTGTGCGTCATGAAACTGATTTCCTGGACCATTTCCGTCGGCAGCGGCACTTCCGGCGGAACGCTAGCGCCGTTGTTCACCATCGGCGCCGGGCTTGGGCAGTTAGTGGGCGCGCTGGCCGCGTGGATCATGCCCTCCGCGGGGGTCGATCTGCGAATTGCCGCCGTCGTCGGCATGGCTTCGCTGTTTGCCGGCGCCGCACGGGCTCTCTTAACTTCCACCGTCATGGCTTTTGAAACCACGCTGCAGCCGTTCAGCCTGGTGCCGCTGTTAGGCGGCTGCGCCGCCAGCTACTTGGTGGCCTCGCTCTTGACCAAGCACTCGTTGATGACCGAAAAAGTTACCCGCCGCGGTGTGGCCGCTCCCTCCGAATTCACCCCCGATTTGCTCCAACAAGTCCTGGTGCGTGACGTGGCCGCGAAAAAAGTCATCGCGCTGCGGGACACCCAAACCGTCAAAGAAGTTCGGGCTTGGATGGCCGCCGATGGCCCCGACTCCAAGCATCAAGGCTTTCCCATTGTCGAATCCGGCGGAGTGCTGTTGGGCGTGTTGACCCGGCGTGATATTTTGGAATCACAATCGCCCGACAGTAACACGCTCAAAGACATTCTCACCCGGCTCCCCAAATTTGTGTACGAAGATACCACTGTCCGCCAGGCCGCCGATCACATGGCGCGGCACAACATTGGCCGCCTGCCGGTGCTGAATCACGAAAAACCGCCGAAAATCGTCGGCATGCTGACTCGCAGTGATATTCTTTCCGTCTACCGCCGCGAGTTGGACGAAAGCGCCCGTGAAGCCCCCACGCTCAAAGTCCCCCGCCTCGGCCGCCGCAAATCCAAGCGAAAAACCTGA
- a CDS encoding arginine deiminase-related protein — translation MPRILMCPPDFYGIEYEINPWMSRQRQSDKLAAVGQWAALKKLLEQAGATIELLPPQSGLPDLVFTANAALVYRNTAVMARFRHPERQGEVPYDEAWLREHGFEIRHVPEDLHFEGAGDALFCGDTLFAGYRIRSHARGHQQIGQMLNCRVIPLELVDPYYYHLDTCFCPLSPTQAIYFSPAFDDYGRAALQAHIPELIEVQPDEARRFACNAVVVGRTVTTNTGCPQLHAALRERGFTPQDTLLDEFVKAGGSAKCLTLRLDGEEAAGWKKIDEFC, via the coding sequence ATGCCTCGCATCCTCATGTGTCCGCCTGACTTCTATGGGATCGAGTACGAAATCAATCCCTGGATGAGCCGCCAACGGCAAAGCGACAAGCTGGCGGCTGTGGGGCAATGGGCGGCGCTTAAAAAATTGCTGGAGCAGGCCGGCGCCACCATCGAATTGCTCCCGCCGCAGTCCGGCTTGCCCGATTTGGTGTTCACCGCCAATGCGGCGCTCGTTTACCGCAACACCGCCGTCATGGCCCGCTTCCGTCATCCGGAACGCCAGGGCGAAGTGCCGTACGACGAAGCCTGGCTCCGCGAGCACGGCTTCGAAATCCGCCACGTCCCCGAAGATTTGCACTTCGAAGGGGCCGGCGACGCGCTGTTCTGCGGCGACACGCTCTTCGCCGGCTATCGCATTCGCAGCCATGCCCGCGGTCATCAACAAATTGGCCAGATGTTAAATTGCCGTGTGATTCCGCTCGAGCTGGTCGATCCGTACTACTATCATCTCGACACCTGTTTTTGCCCGCTTTCGCCAACGCAGGCAATTTATTTTTCCCCCGCCTTTGACGATTACGGCCGCGCCGCGTTGCAGGCCCACATTCCCGAACTCATCGAAGTGCAGCCCGACGAAGCACGCCGCTTCGCTTGCAATGCCGTCGTGGTCGGCCGCACGGTCACCACCAACACTGGTTGCCCGCAATTGCACGCCGCCCTGCGCGAGCGCGGCTTCACGCCGCAGGATACGCTGCTCGACGAATTTGTGAAAGCCGGCGGCAGCGCCAAATGCCTCACCTTGCGGCTCGATGGCGAAGAAGCGGCAGGCTGGAAAAAAATTGATGAATTTTGCTGA
- a CDS encoding TIGR00300 family protein has product MNHQSTRTAAATAAHPKCVEEVEVRGHIIDSLLLPKILDVIMAGGGAFQIKNIVIGQSRTDASYALLEVQAPNADTLSQILGQIADHGAVPTALHDARLEPADIDGAFPEGFYSTTNQRTEVRLGGHWIPVADQEMDCGIVIEPAAALSSAPARAASSTAARKIATARCIAMTDVRREMSLVVGHAGVRVFPEERKLERHSFEFMNSAVSTEKPKGVAIRQIAQEMFHTRQTGGKSLLVGGPAIIHTGSGPYVCELIRRGYIHKLFAGNALATHDIEQSLFGTSLGVHLERGDLAEAGHEHHLRAINRIRRAGGIRQAVEQGVLRTGIMYECVKHGVDFLLAGSIRDDGPLPEVITDSLEAQRQMREKIRDLSFCLMIATTLHSVAVGNLLPAWVKVVCVDINPSTVIKLSDRGSFQTVGLVTDVEPFLRALVEDLEIMEKSTS; this is encoded by the coding sequence ATGAATCATCAATCCACTCGAACCGCCGCTGCAACTGCCGCTCACCCGAAATGCGTGGAAGAAGTGGAGGTCCGCGGACACATTATCGACAGCCTGCTGCTGCCAAAAATTTTGGACGTCATTATGGCCGGCGGCGGCGCTTTCCAGATCAAAAATATCGTCATCGGCCAAAGCCGCACCGATGCCAGCTACGCACTGTTGGAAGTGCAAGCGCCGAACGCGGATACCCTCTCGCAAATTCTGGGGCAAATCGCCGATCACGGAGCAGTCCCCACCGCGCTCCACGATGCCCGGCTGGAGCCGGCCGATATCGATGGTGCATTCCCCGAGGGCTTTTACAGCACCACCAATCAACGGACCGAAGTCCGCCTGGGCGGACACTGGATTCCCGTAGCCGATCAAGAAATGGACTGCGGCATTGTGATCGAACCGGCCGCTGCATTATCTTCTGCGCCGGCTCGCGCCGCATCTTCAACAGCAGCGAGAAAAATAGCCACCGCCCGCTGCATCGCCATGACCGATGTCCGCCGCGAAATGTCGCTGGTCGTGGGCCACGCCGGCGTGCGCGTGTTTCCCGAAGAGCGAAAATTGGAGCGGCATTCGTTCGAATTCATGAACAGCGCCGTCTCTACAGAAAAGCCCAAAGGCGTCGCCATTCGGCAAATCGCCCAGGAAATGTTCCACACCCGACAAACCGGCGGCAAATCGCTGCTCGTGGGCGGCCCGGCCATCATTCACACCGGCAGTGGGCCCTATGTGTGCGAGCTAATTCGCCGCGGCTACATTCACAAACTGTTCGCCGGCAACGCGCTGGCCACGCACGACATCGAGCAATCGCTGTTCGGCACCAGCCTGGGCGTCCATCTGGAACGGGGCGACTTGGCCGAAGCCGGGCACGAGCATCATTTGCGCGCCATCAACCGCATCCGCCGCGCCGGCGGCATCCGCCAAGCGGTGGAGCAGGGGGTCTTGCGCACCGGCATTATGTATGAGTGCGTGAAGCACGGCGTTGATTTTCTTCTCGCCGGCAGCATCCGCGACGACGGCCCGCTCCCCGAAGTCATTACCGATTCACTGGAAGCGCAGCGGCAAATGCGGGAAAAAATCCGCGACCTTTCCTTCTGCCTGATGATTGCCACCACGTTGCACTCCGTGGCCGTGGGCAATTTGCTGCCGGCCTGGGTGAAAGTCGTCTGCGTCGACATCAATCCCTCGACGGTCATCAAACTTAGCGACCGCGGCTCGTTCCAAACCGTCGGCCTCGTCACCGATGTCGAACCCTTTCTCCGCGCCCTGGTGGAAGATTTGGAAATCATGGAAAAATCGACGTCGTGA
- a CDS encoding methylated-DNA--[protein]-cysteine S-methyltransferase, whose amino-acid sequence MHDELTTFRTPLGWCAMLGRGHQLRALTFGHRNADGALAALEGKIVAGARCSAWNRSLAQRLVAALEGEPDLFTDVDVDLTHLTPFSRKVTAACRRIPWGETRTYGELAATAGRPAAARAVGRVMSQNRTPLVVPCHRVIGSTGRLVGFSAPQGIALKRRLLMLESAALVGC is encoded by the coding sequence ATGCATGACGAACTCACTACTTTTCGCACGCCTTTGGGCTGGTGCGCTATGTTGGGCCGCGGACACCAATTGCGGGCCCTGACGTTTGGCCATCGAAATGCAGACGGCGCCTTAGCGGCTTTGGAGGGCAAAATAGTGGCTGGTGCTCGATGTTCGGCGTGGAATCGGAGTCTGGCCCAGCGTTTGGTTGCTGCCTTAGAGGGCGAGCCCGATTTATTTACCGATGTGGATGTAGATTTGACTCATCTCACACCGTTTTCGCGCAAAGTGACGGCAGCTTGCCGCCGTATCCCGTGGGGTGAAACCCGCACTTACGGCGAATTAGCGGCTACGGCTGGAAGGCCCGCCGCTGCTCGAGCCGTGGGGCGAGTGATGTCGCAAAATCGCACTCCGCTGGTGGTGCCGTGTCATCGGGTGATTGGCAGCACCGGCCGGCTCGTTGGGTTTTCCGCCCCGCAGGGGATTGCGCTGAAGCGCAGGTTGCTGATGCTGGAATCGGCGGCATTGGTCGGATGCTAG